Proteins encoded by one window of Flavobacteriales bacterium:
- a CDS encoding LemA family protein has product MRGLFITLLVLLVFGGLAFFALKGPYNNMVELDETVNGAWSQVEDQYQRRHDLIGNLVETVKGYAQTEERILVQVTEARAAAMAAMQSTGPDGGPDIAAIQQTQGRLSGAMRGFFGYTENYPELKSSQLFSDLQAQLEGTENRISTARSRFNDTVQSYNKLVRKFPNNLIAGMFGFEQREYFESTEGANTAPEVKF; this is encoded by the coding sequence ATGAGAGGTTTATTCATCACACTCCTGGTCCTATTGGTCTTTGGAGGGCTGGCCTTCTTCGCTCTGAAAGGCCCATATAACAACATGGTCGAACTCGATGAGACCGTCAACGGTGCCTGGTCCCAAGTAGAGGATCAATACCAGCGTAGACACGATCTGATCGGTAATCTGGTAGAGACCGTCAAGGGCTATGCACAGACCGAGGAGCGAATTCTCGTACAGGTGACCGAGGCTCGTGCTGCAGCCATGGCGGCCATGCAGAGTACCGGTCCCGATGGAGGGCCTGATATTGCAGCCATCCAACAGACTCAAGGGAGATTGAGTGGGGCCATGCGAGGATTCTTCGGTTATACGGAGAACTATCCCGAATTGAAGTCCAGTCAGCTCTTCAGCGATCTGCAGGCGCAACTGGAAGGCACTGAGAACCGGATCTCTACAGCACGTAGTCGATTTAATGACACGGTTCAATCCTACAATAAGCTGGTCCGGAAATTCCCCAATAATCTGATTGCCGGCATGTTCGGCTTTGAGCAGCGGGAGTATTTCGAATCCACCGAAGGTGCAAATACGGCCCCAGAGGTGAAATTCTGA
- a CDS encoding TPM domain-containing protein gives MAKYPTFFTPDERAEIESAIQQAELLTSGEIRVHLEDHCDHRPHDRAAFIFEQLHMHETAERNGVLFYLAVCDHRFAVIGDIGIHQRVGQDFWEELCKDLEQHLRSGHPKDGLIQAILKVGKSLSEAFPRQADDRNELDDTISMGKL, from the coding sequence TTGGCCAAGTATCCCACATTCTTCACTCCGGATGAACGCGCAGAGATAGAATCGGCCATTCAACAGGCCGAGCTATTGACCTCAGGGGAGATACGCGTACATCTAGAAGACCATTGCGATCATCGACCGCACGATAGAGCCGCCTTCATCTTCGAGCAATTGCATATGCATGAGACAGCAGAGCGCAATGGCGTGCTCTTCTATCTGGCCGTGTGCGATCATCGCTTCGCAGTGATAGGGGATATCGGCATCCATCAACGCGTTGGTCAAGATTTCTGGGAAGAACTCTGCAAGGATCTGGAGCAGCATCTCCGCTCAGGTCATCCCAAGGACGGACTGATTCAGGCGATACTCAAAGTGGGCAAGTCCCTCTCAGAGGCATTTCCCAGACAGGCAGATGACAGAAATGAATTGGATGACACCATATCCATGGGGAAGTTATGA